In one window of Cellulophaga sp. HaHa_2_95 DNA:
- a CDS encoding iron-containing alcohol dehydrogenase family protein, with amino-acid sequence MKYRNFPMVPRVVFGNGSFLQLGEILMPKRKSSEAPFIFFIDDVFEGQPLITEVPLLFNDQIIFISSEEEPKTVQVDVLVAKIKESFTEMPSGIVGIGGGTLLDVAKAVAIMLTNPGSSAEYQGWDLVKKPAIYHVGIPTISGTGAEVSRTTVLMGPEKKLGINSDHTPFDQVLLDPKLTHGVPKEQWFYTGMDCYIHCIESLNGTYLNAFSQSYGEKALDLCYEVYLGDISKEESRDKLMMASWHGGMSIAYSQVGIAHAMSYGLSYLLGVKHGIGNCLVFQYLEEFYPEGVKVFKQMQEKHQIKLPTGICADLSEEQFDIMIQVSFGLVPLWENALGDNWKEIMTYDRLLQLFKKI; translated from the coding sequence ATGAAATACAGGAATTTTCCAATGGTACCTAGAGTAGTTTTTGGTAATGGAAGTTTTCTTCAATTAGGAGAAATTTTAATGCCAAAGCGTAAGAGCTCAGAAGCGCCTTTTATATTTTTTATAGACGATGTGTTTGAGGGGCAGCCTTTAATTACAGAAGTTCCCTTGCTTTTTAATGACCAAATTATATTTATTTCATCAGAGGAGGAGCCTAAAACAGTGCAAGTAGATGTTCTGGTAGCTAAAATTAAGGAGAGTTTCACGGAAATGCCTTCTGGAATCGTAGGTATTGGTGGCGGTACTTTATTAGATGTAGCTAAAGCTGTAGCTATAATGCTTACCAATCCAGGAAGTTCAGCGGAATACCAAGGCTGGGACCTTGTTAAAAAACCAGCTATTTATCATGTAGGGATACCAACCATTAGTGGTACGGGAGCAGAAGTTTCCAGAACTACTGTGCTCATGGGACCAGAGAAAAAACTGGGTATTAATTCTGATCATACGCCTTTTGATCAAGTACTTCTAGATCCGAAGTTAACACATGGTGTTCCGAAAGAACAATGGTTTTATACGGGTATGGATTGTTATATTCATTGTATAGAATCTTTGAACGGTACTTATTTAAATGCATTTAGTCAAAGTTATGGTGAGAAAGCGTTAGACTTGTGTTACGAGGTATATCTAGGTGATATTTCGAAAGAGGAATCTCGGGATAAATTAATGATGGCCTCTTGGCATGGAGGTATGAGTATTGCCTATTCTCAAGTGGGTATTGCACATGCAATGAGCTACGGATTGTCATATTTGTTGGGCGTAAAACACGGTATTGGTAATTGTTTGGTTTTTCAATACCTAGAAGAATTTTATCCAGAAGGTGTGAAAGTATTTAAGCAGATGCAAGAAAAACATCAAATAAAGTTACCTACCGGTATTTGTGCAGATTTATCAGAGGAGCAATTTGATATTATGATTCAAGTATCTTTTGGTTTAGTTCCGTTATGGGAAAATGCACTAGGGGATAATTGGAAGGAAATAATGACCTATGATCGTTTACTGCAACTTTTTAAAAAGATATAA
- a CDS encoding glutaminase, giving the protein MIKYSDILHNIQLEINKVSDRGQVASYIPELSKIDSHKFGMHIIDANRNEFSVGDSQESFSIQSISKVLSLSQAIGLIGEDLWTRVDVEPSGDPFNHLSLLEQENGIPRNPLINAGAIVVADILVSKLKNPKEDFLTYIQDISGDKSINFDANVAASEKETGFRNYAAANLLKSYGNLHNDVDTVLDFYFHQCSLALNCIQLTKLFFVFMNRGKCLQNKTYLTTSQVKRINALMLTCGFYDEAGEFAFEVGLPGKSGVGGGIVALLPDNYCVATWSPGLNKKGNSKLGMLALEMLTTATKQSIF; this is encoded by the coding sequence ATGATTAAATACTCCGATATACTTCACAACATACAACTTGAAATTAATAAGGTTTCTGATCGAGGGCAAGTGGCTAGTTATATTCCTGAGCTCTCAAAAATTGATTCTCATAAATTTGGGATGCATATTATTGATGCCAACCGAAATGAATTTTCCGTGGGCGATTCTCAAGAATCTTTTTCTATTCAAAGTATCTCCAAAGTTCTCTCACTGAGTCAGGCCATTGGCCTTATCGGAGAAGATCTTTGGACCCGTGTTGATGTAGAACCATCAGGAGACCCTTTTAATCATTTATCATTATTAGAGCAAGAAAACGGTATTCCAAGAAACCCCTTAATAAATGCAGGGGCCATTGTTGTTGCAGATATACTCGTATCTAAACTGAAAAACCCTAAAGAAGACTTTTTAACGTATATACAAGATATTTCAGGAGATAAAAGCATTAATTTTGATGCTAATGTTGCTGCCTCTGAAAAAGAAACTGGATTCAGAAACTATGCAGCTGCCAACCTACTAAAATCATATGGGAACTTACACAATGATGTAGATACCGTCCTTGATTTTTATTTTCACCAATGTTCTTTAGCTCTAAACTGCATCCAGCTTACCAAGTTATTTTTCGTGTTTATGAATCGCGGAAAATGTTTACAAAACAAAACCTATTTAACCACTAGCCAAGTAAAACGAATTAATGCATTAATGCTAACATGCGGTTTTTATGATGAAGCCGGAGAATTTGCTTTTGAAGTAGGGCTACCCGGTAAAAGTGGTGTGGGTGGAGGAATTGTGGCACTTTTACCCGACAACTACTGTGTAGCTACATGGTCTCCGGGACTAAATAAAAAAGGAAACTCTAAATTAGGCATGTTAGCGTTAGAAATGCTAACTACTGCAACAAAGCAGTCAATTTTTTAA
- a CDS encoding sugar nucleotide-binding protein, translating into MDKKKILILGASGFIGNAIYKELCNYFNTYGTYFTARKGFDKNKQFFSYNLEEDDIHEILDVVQPDIIISALRGSFPAQIIAHEHLVEYVMQSNCKLYFISSANVFDSYSKYPSYEYDKTLSESIYGRLKIKIENMLLRIPKEKMAILRVPMVFGNGSPRIKEMKASILNNDPVEVFPNLVLNVTHDLKLTQQIHYLVSKNKSGIYHLGSNDLVHHDEFVKEILKRVGNFSPLFKNVYTTNEERYLAVLPKDNKLPKNYQTTYEEIINDHVIG; encoded by the coding sequence GTGGATAAAAAGAAAATTCTTATTCTTGGAGCCAGTGGCTTTATAGGCAATGCTATATATAAAGAGTTATGCAACTACTTTAATACGTATGGCACCTATTTTACGGCGCGCAAAGGTTTTGATAAAAACAAACAGTTCTTCAGTTATAATTTAGAAGAAGATGATATTCACGAAATTTTAGATGTAGTACAGCCAGATATTATAATTTCTGCTCTGCGAGGCAGCTTTCCGGCGCAAATTATTGCACATGAACACCTGGTAGAATATGTAATGCAAAGTAATTGTAAGCTGTATTTTATATCATCTGCCAATGTATTTGATTCTTACAGCAAATACCCTTCTTATGAATATGATAAGACCTTATCGGAGAGTATCTACGGGCGCTTAAAGATAAAAATTGAAAATATGTTGCTTCGTATTCCTAAAGAAAAAATGGCTATCTTAAGAGTACCCATGGTTTTCGGAAACGGTTCTCCTAGAATAAAGGAAATGAAAGCCAGTATTTTAAATAATGATCCCGTAGAAGTATTTCCTAATCTAGTTTTAAATGTGACACATGATTTGAAGCTAACACAACAAATACATTATTTAGTAAGTAAGAATAAAAGCGGTATTTATCATTTAGGAAGTAATGATTTAGTGCATCATGATGAATTTGTAAAGGAAATTTTAAAACGTGTCGGTAATTTTTCTCCGCTGTTTAAAAATGTCTACACCACCAATGAAGAGCGCTATTTGGCGGTTTTACCAAAAGACAACAAACTGCCTAAAAACTATCAAACCACCTATGAAGAAATCATTAATGATCACGTCATAGGTTAA
- a CDS encoding YebC/PmpR family DNA-binding transcriptional regulator — MGRAFEFRKARKMKRWSAMSKAFTRIGKDIVMAVKDGGPDPDTNSRLRAVIQNAKAINMPKDNVERAIKRASDKSLGDFKEVLFEGYAPHGIAILVETATDNNTRTVANVRSYFNKCNGNMGTSGSVEFMFDHTCNFRIPAEGIDPEELELEMIDFGAEEVFADEDGILIYAPFESFGAIQKELETRELEILSSGFERIPQVTKELNEEEAADVEKLLEKLEEDDDVQNVYHSMQE, encoded by the coding sequence ATGGGAAGAGCTTTTGAGTTTAGAAAGGCACGTAAAATGAAAAGATGGTCCGCAATGTCTAAGGCGTTTACACGTATTGGAAAAGATATTGTAATGGCAGTAAAAGATGGCGGCCCTGACCCAGATACTAATTCACGATTAAGAGCTGTTATACAGAATGCAAAGGCTATTAACATGCCCAAGGATAATGTAGAGCGTGCAATTAAAAGAGCAAGTGACAAAAGTCTTGGCGATTTTAAGGAGGTTCTTTTTGAAGGCTACGCACCACATGGTATTGCTATCTTAGTAGAAACAGCTACAGATAACAACACTAGAACCGTTGCTAATGTTCGTAGTTATTTTAATAAATGTAATGGCAACATGGGAACTTCCGGTTCGGTAGAATTTATGTTTGACCATACGTGTAATTTTAGAATTCCCGCAGAAGGTATTGATCCTGAAGAACTAGAATTAGAAATGATAGATTTTGGTGCTGAAGAAGTTTTCGCTGATGAAGACGGTATTTTAATCTACGCTCCTTTTGAAAGCTTTGGTGCGATCCAAAAAGAATTAGAAACTAGAGAATTGGAAATTTTATCTTCTGGTTTTGAAAGAATTCCGCAAGTAACAAAAGAATTAAATGAAGAGGAAGCTGCTGATGTAGAAAAACTTCTTGAAAAATTGGAAGAAGATGATGACGTTCAAAATGTCTATCATTCTATGCAAGAATAA
- the thrC gene encoding threonine synthase, with amino-acid sequence MNFYSLNKKAPNVSFKEAVIKGIAPDRGLYFPENITPLTSDFFENIKDLSTIEIAQKAIRQFVSDDIDDDKLKIILENVLNFDFPVVEINKNIGTLELFHGPTLAFKDVGAGFMARCLGHFSEGSKNEVTVLVATSGDTGGAVANGFLGVEGVKVVILYPTGKVSDIQEKQLTTLGKNITALEVDGTFDDCQNMVKTAFLDQDITSLKQLTSANSINVARWLPQLFYFLFAYKQAKSHGKEIVFSIPSGNFGNICAGIVAQQLGMPVKHFIASTNVNNVVPRFMTTKSYDPKPSIATISNAMDVGDPSNFIRIRHIYKDDFSTIEKNISSYAFTDEETKEAMLELYNDYNYIADPHGAVGYLGLKKYQETNPDTYGIFLETAHPVKFLDIVEDTIKENIDIPKKIIKQMNKKKKSIKISTYEELKNYLIG; translated from the coding sequence ATGAATTTTTACAGCCTCAACAAAAAAGCCCCGAATGTAAGTTTTAAAGAAGCAGTAATTAAAGGTATTGCTCCCGACCGCGGTTTATATTTTCCTGAGAATATTACACCATTAACAAGTGATTTTTTTGAAAATATAAAAGATTTATCCACGATAGAAATTGCCCAAAAAGCAATCAGACAATTTGTCTCTGATGACATTGATGATGATAAACTCAAAATTATATTAGAAAACGTTTTAAACTTTGACTTTCCCGTTGTGGAAATTAATAAAAATATAGGAACCTTAGAATTGTTTCACGGTCCTACACTAGCATTTAAAGATGTAGGTGCGGGGTTTATGGCTAGGTGTTTAGGCCATTTTTCTGAAGGTAGCAAAAACGAGGTAACGGTATTAGTGGCTACCTCTGGAGATACTGGGGGAGCTGTAGCTAATGGTTTCTTAGGCGTAGAAGGTGTAAAAGTTGTAATCTTATACCCTACAGGTAAAGTTAGTGATATTCAAGAAAAGCAACTAACCACACTGGGCAAAAATATTACAGCCTTAGAAGTAGATGGTACTTTTGATGATTGTCAAAACATGGTAAAAACCGCTTTTCTAGATCAAGATATTACGAGCCTAAAACAATTAACCTCTGCCAATTCTATAAATGTAGCACGTTGGTTACCTCAATTATTCTATTTCTTATTTGCTTACAAACAAGCAAAATCTCATGGAAAAGAGATTGTGTTTTCTATTCCGAGTGGAAATTTTGGTAATATCTGTGCAGGTATTGTAGCACAACAACTTGGGATGCCTGTAAAGCATTTTATAGCATCTACGAACGTAAATAATGTTGTCCCCCGTTTTATGACCACAAAAAGTTATGATCCTAAACCCTCAATAGCGACTATATCTAATGCTATGGATGTTGGTGACCCTAGCAATTTCATAAGAATAAGACATATCTATAAAGATGACTTTAGCACTATAGAGAAAAATATATCTTCTTATGCATTTACAGATGAAGAGACCAAAGAAGCCATGCTAGAGTTGTATAATGACTATAATTACATTGCAGACCCTCATGGCGCGGTTGGTTATCTAGGACTTAAAAAGTATCAAGAAACAAATCCTGACACTTATGGTATTTTCTTAGAAACAGCACATCCTGTTAAGTTTTTAGATATTGTAGAAGATACGATAAAAGAGAATATAGATATTCCTAAAAAGATCATCAAACAGATGAACAAAAAGAAAAAGTCTATTAAAATTTCTACCTATGAAGAATTAAAAAACTATCTGATAGGTTAA
- a CDS encoding polysaccharide lyase family 7 protein: MFKSLGTTFLKFFIAIAILGANLNCSDKGSPLEEDTSEAEEMETPIEEVEEPENPTVPEDDTTTEETSGTAKIPADLMENCAQWKITYPDGVEDKTLCDEDNNEYFYVNEAKNGIVFKAPIRSTNNTTTNSTYIRSELRERTEDGTADIYWTTSGTHVVYVKQAFTQLPINKSHVVGTQIHGDKEAGIDDAMVLRLEDAHLFLSFNGNKLRTDVTIKTDYNLGTNHEVIFEVIDGKHYCYYSEDGDLKANYENGTATQYLVLDEGNAVLMDLDYDQSYFKIGNYTQSNSEKEGSDTDDPLNYGEVVVYDFFAKHF; this comes from the coding sequence ATGTTCAAAAGTTTAGGTACTACTTTTTTAAAATTTTTTATAGCTATTGCAATCTTAGGAGCAAATTTGAATTGCTCAGATAAAGGAAGTCCATTAGAAGAAGATACTAGTGAGGCTGAAGAAATGGAGACTCCAATAGAAGAAGTAGAGGAGCCTGAAAATCCAACAGTTCCAGAAGATGACACTACTACTGAGGAAACGAGTGGCACCGCTAAAATTCCGGCAGATTTGATGGAAAATTGCGCGCAATGGAAAATCACATATCCTGATGGAGTAGAAGATAAGACCCTTTGTGATGAGGACAACAACGAATATTTCTATGTGAATGAAGCTAAAAACGGAATTGTATTTAAAGCACCGATTAGAAGTACTAACAATACCACAACAAACTCTACCTATATACGCTCTGAACTTAGAGAGAGAACAGAAGATGGTACGGCTGATATTTACTGGACAACCTCAGGTACACATGTAGTTTACGTAAAACAAGCATTTACACAGCTTCCTATAAATAAAAGTCATGTTGTAGGAACTCAAATTCATGGAGATAAAGAGGCTGGGATTGATGATGCTATGGTATTAAGGTTGGAAGATGCTCATCTATTTTTAAGCTTCAATGGAAATAAACTCAGAACCGATGTTACCATAAAAACAGATTATAATTTAGGAACTAACCACGAAGTAATTTTTGAGGTCATAGATGGTAAGCATTACTGTTACTATAGTGAAGATGGAGATCTAAAGGCAAACTATGAAAATGGTACTGCCACACAATATCTTGTCTTAGATGAAGGTAATGCTGTGCTAATGGATTTAGATTATGACCAATCTTACTTCAAAATTGGTAACTATACGCAAAGTAATTCTGAAAAGGAAGGAAGTGATACCGATGATCCTCTAAATTATGGTGAGGTTGTTGTTTATGACTTCTTTGCAAAACACTTTTAG
- a CDS encoding polysaccharide lyase family 7 protein: MKNTQKLMKSKTVLRLLTVPILALAFNCAENDLSDENLLLSPNVTISSTNAQTIQAENFDGMKGIKTESTSDSGGGSNVGWIDTGDYLEYSLTVPASGSYKFEFRVASKSNASKFDFYQGNTKLSNVNKTATGGYQSWVTTSKTVDLSAGTSTLKLLATGGGWNINWIKITPVSVGQISVSDNLALGKTAEQSSNYSSNAGLPGLAVDGNTSGVWNQGSVTHTSNSSSPWWQVRLGDDYTIGDIVIWNRTDCCTTRLNNFDVFVYNDAGTQVYKTTITSAPSPSVTISTGGVTGSRVRIKLKGTNALSLAEVQVFSGESDGGGTTNPPTGDASIPSDLMSNCNQWKITYPDGEEDKTLCGEDNNEYFFVNSAKNGIVFRAPIRSNNGTTPNSDYVRSELRERTEDGKSDIYWTTDGTHVVYVKQAITHLPIEKNHLVATQIHGDKAAGIDDAMVLRLEGSKLFLSFNGNKLRSDVTVKSNYSLGTVHEVIFEVKNGKHYCYYSENGDLRSKYLNGTASSYLVKDGSTSVLMDIDYDQSYFKIGNYTQSNAEEEGSSTGNSNNYGEVVVYDFFVDHD; this comes from the coding sequence ATGAAAAACACACAAAAATTGATGAAGTCAAAAACAGTTTTAAGACTTCTAACAGTGCCAATTTTAGCCTTGGCTTTTAATTGCGCCGAAAACGATCTTTCAGATGAAAATTTACTACTGTCACCTAATGTGACTATTTCATCGACAAACGCGCAGACCATTCAAGCAGAAAACTTTGATGGTATGAAAGGGATCAAAACAGAATCAACTTCAGATAGTGGAGGAGGTAGTAATGTAGGATGGATAGACACTGGAGATTATCTAGAGTATTCGCTTACGGTACCAGCTTCAGGAAGCTACAAGTTTGAATTTAGAGTTGCCTCTAAGTCAAATGCTTCTAAATTTGATTTTTACCAAGGGAATACAAAACTATCTAATGTGAATAAAACGGCTACTGGTGGATACCAAAGTTGGGTAACTACTTCTAAAACAGTTGATTTATCGGCAGGAACAAGTACTTTAAAATTGCTTGCAACAGGTGGTGGATGGAACATTAACTGGATTAAAATTACTCCAGTAAGTGTAGGCCAGATTAGCGTAAGTGATAACCTTGCCTTAGGTAAAACGGCAGAACAATCCTCTAATTACTCTTCTAATGCAGGTCTTCCTGGTCTTGCGGTAGATGGGAATACTTCAGGAGTATGGAATCAAGGTAGTGTAACACATACATCTAATAGTTCTTCTCCTTGGTGGCAAGTTCGTTTAGGTGATGATTACACCATTGGAGACATTGTTATCTGGAATAGAACAGATTGTTGTACAACTCGTTTAAATAATTTTGATGTTTTTGTGTATAACGATGCAGGAACTCAGGTTTATAAAACAACAATAACTAGTGCGCCAAGCCCTTCAGTAACCATTAGTACAGGTGGGGTAACTGGGTCAAGAGTGCGTATTAAATTAAAAGGAACTAATGCATTATCATTAGCTGAGGTTCAAGTGTTTAGTGGCGAGAGCGACGGTGGAGGTACAACAAACCCGCCTACCGGTGATGCTTCTATCCCTTCAGATCTAATGAGCAACTGCAACCAGTGGAAAATCACGTATCCTGACGGAGAAGAAGATAAAACTCTTTGTGGTGAGGATAACAACGAATATTTCTTTGTAAATAGTGCAAAGAATGGGATCGTATTTAGAGCTCCTATTCGCAGTAATAACGGAACTACTCCTAATTCTGATTATGTAAGATCTGAACTTAGAGAAAGAACAGAAGATGGTAAATCTGATATTTACTGGACTACAGATGGTACCCACGTAGTTTATGTGAAACAAGCAATTACGCATTTACCTATTGAAAAAAATCACTTGGTAGCCACTCAAATACATGGTGATAAAGCGGCTGGTATTGATGATGCAATGGTTTTACGTTTGGAAGGTTCTAAATTATTTTTAAGTTTTAACGGTAATAAACTTAGAAGTGATGTGACGGTAAAATCTAACTACAGCTTAGGTACGGTTCATGAAGTAATCTTCGAAGTTAAAAATGGTAAGCATTATTGTTACTACAGTGAAAATGGAGATTTAAGAAGTAAATATCTCAATGGTACAGCATCTTCTTATTTAGTAAAAGATGGTAGTACTAGTGTATTGATGGATATTGATTATGATCAATCCTATTTCAAAATAGGAAATTACACGCAAAGTAATGCTGAAGAAGAAGGTAGTTCTACCGGAAACTCCAATAATTATGGGGAAGTAGTGGTTTATGATTTTTTCGTAGATCATGATTAA
- a CDS encoding 1-acyl-sn-glycerol-3-phosphate acyltransferase, which yields MHAIAKFIYFKLMGWTLIGNFPDVKKCVMIVVSHTSYSDFFLGLLVRRIWKEEINFIGKKSLFVGPIGWYLKKVGGAPIIRNKNSDTVSAIADIFNRKEKFRLALSPEGTRNKVTEWKTGFYFIAKAAKVPVVMVAFDYGKKQIRISEAYNPTEDQAADFKLYKSFFKGVLGRIPKKSFTVD from the coding sequence ATGCATGCTATTGCGAAATTTATTTATTTTAAACTAATGGGGTGGACACTTATCGGGAATTTTCCTGACGTAAAAAAGTGTGTTATGATTGTAGTTTCTCATACCAGTTATTCCGATTTTTTCTTAGGCCTTTTAGTGCGAAGAATATGGAAGGAAGAAATAAACTTTATAGGGAAGAAGAGTCTGTTTGTAGGTCCTATTGGGTGGTATTTAAAAAAAGTTGGCGGGGCACCCATCATTAGAAATAAAAATAGTGATACCGTTTCTGCTATTGCAGATATTTTCAACCGTAAAGAAAAGTTTAGATTGGCTTTATCCCCAGAAGGAACCAGAAATAAAGTTACGGAATGGAAAACAGGATTCTATTTTATAGCAAAAGCGGCTAAAGTACCCGTGGTAATGGTAGCTTTTGATTATGGAAAAAAACAAATTAGAATTTCTGAAGCTTATAACCCTACAGAAGACCAAGCGGCAGATTTCAAATTATACAAATCATTTTTCAAGGGCGTATTAGGTAGAATTCCTAAGAAGAGTTTTACTGTAGATTAA
- the gcvT gene encoding glycine cleavage system aminomethyltransferase GcvT: protein MKNTALTEIHKELGAKLVPFAGYNMPVSYEGVTIEHETVRTGVGVFDVSHMGEFLISGPNALSLIQKVSSNDVSKLSIGKAQYSCLPNETGGIVDDLIIYQIKEEQYLLVVNASNIEKDWKHISKYNKDISADMRNLSDDYSLLAIQGPKAVEAMQSLTAVDLATIKFYTFEVAPFAGVDNVIISATGYTGSGGFEIYCKNTEVAQIWTKVFEAGEDFGIKPIGLAARDTLRLEMGYCLYGNDINDTTSPLEAGLGWVTKFTKDFVNSENLAKEKAEGSSRKLIAFELEERGIPRHDYEIVNGAGEKIGMVTSGTMSPSMGKGIGLGYVPKTASALGEKIYIQIRKKAVPATIVKLPFYKN, encoded by the coding sequence ATGAAAAACACCGCATTAACAGAAATACACAAAGAATTAGGCGCAAAACTTGTTCCTTTTGCAGGATATAATATGCCCGTATCTTATGAAGGCGTAACTATTGAACATGAAACCGTAAGGACTGGTGTTGGTGTTTTTGATGTATCTCATATGGGAGAATTTTTAATCAGTGGACCAAATGCTCTTTCATTAATTCAAAAAGTAAGCTCTAATGATGTCTCCAAGTTATCTATCGGTAAGGCTCAATACAGCTGCCTGCCAAATGAAACTGGCGGTATTGTTGATGATTTGATTATTTATCAAATAAAAGAGGAGCAATACTTACTAGTAGTAAATGCTTCTAATATTGAAAAAGATTGGAAGCACATTTCAAAATACAATAAGGATATTAGTGCAGATATGCGAAACTTATCTGATGACTATTCCCTACTGGCTATTCAAGGGCCGAAAGCTGTAGAAGCAATGCAGTCTCTTACCGCTGTAGATTTAGCTACTATTAAATTTTACACTTTTGAGGTAGCACCGTTTGCGGGTGTTGACAATGTTATAATTTCTGCCACAGGTTATACTGGTTCTGGAGGTTTTGAAATCTATTGTAAAAATACAGAAGTAGCGCAAATTTGGACTAAGGTATTTGAGGCTGGAGAAGATTTCGGAATCAAACCTATTGGCTTAGCCGCTAGAGACACCTTACGTTTAGAAATGGGATATTGCCTATATGGCAACGATATTAATGACACTACCTCTCCTCTTGAAGCTGGTTTAGGTTGGGTTACAAAATTCACTAAAGATTTTGTAAATAGCGAAAATTTAGCCAAAGAAAAAGCAGAAGGTTCTAGCAGAAAACTCATTGCATTTGAACTGGAAGAAAGAGGTATTCCGCGCCATGATTATGAAATTGTGAATGGCGCAGGTGAAAAAATAGGTATGGTTACTTCTGGCACCATGTCTCCATCAATGGGGAAAGGAATTGGCCTAGGGTATGTACCCAAAACAGCTAGCGCATTAGGCGAAAAGATTTATATTCAAATTAGAAAAAAAGCCGTACCGGCAACTATAGTGAAATTACCATTTTACAAAAATTAA
- a CDS encoding acyltransferase, whose amino-acid sequence MRLDQLTFSRFIAAIAVVIYHYGLEVYPFNLTPLRTLFEQGNIAVSYFFILSGFIMIIAYHQHKKLEFLAYIKKRFARIYPVYFLALVIVLAFKLYYHKDSELGNLFLNVVMLQSWIPGKALTFNYPAWSLAVEFFFYALFPFLFNRFYSKLSLKKLLFPILSIFALSQVVFHWGIFSTSYTGYPSKFHEFLFYFPPMHLAEFLIGNLAGLFFVKKLQHHIKNYDLGILILLCMIPTILWYNTQLNFHNGLLGLLFIPIILLMSANSGYIAKITKYGPLIFLGEISYGIYILQSPVFAWTKALLKDYNITNEATKFYIATAMLIACSAVCFTYIETPLRNFFKKL is encoded by the coding sequence TTGAGATTAGATCAGTTAACATTTTCTAGATTCATAGCTGCCATAGCAGTTGTAATATACCATTACGGCCTAGAAGTGTATCCTTTTAATTTAACACCTTTAAGAACATTATTTGAGCAAGGAAACATAGCTGTAAGTTACTTTTTTATACTCTCGGGATTCATCATGATCATTGCGTACCATCAGCATAAAAAATTAGAATTCTTAGCGTATATTAAAAAAAGATTTGCTCGGATTTATCCTGTGTACTTCTTGGCATTAGTGATTGTCTTAGCATTTAAATTATATTACCACAAAGACAGTGAACTCGGCAATCTGTTTTTGAATGTAGTAATGCTCCAAAGTTGGATTCCCGGTAAAGCCTTAACGTTTAATTACCCAGCTTGGTCCTTGGCTGTAGAATTCTTTTTTTACGCGTTATTTCCATTCTTATTCAATAGGTTTTATAGCAAGCTGTCCCTTAAAAAATTACTATTTCCGATACTGAGTATTTTTGCATTAAGCCAAGTAGTGTTTCATTGGGGAATATTTTCAACCTCCTACACAGGGTACCCTTCTAAATTTCATGAATTCCTATTTTATTTTCCCCCGATGCATTTAGCAGAGTTTTTAATTGGGAATTTAGCAGGCCTATTTTTTGTAAAAAAATTACAGCACCACATTAAAAATTATGATTTAGGTATTTTAATACTTCTTTGCATGATACCTACTATACTATGGTACAATACCCAATTAAATTTTCATAATGGATTATTAGGCTTACTGTTCATCCCTATCATTTTGCTTATGAGTGCAAACTCAGGATATATTGCTAAGATTACGAAATATGGGCCCTTAATTTTTTTAGGAGAAATAAGTTATGGCATCTACATTTTACAGAGTCCTGTATTTGCTTGGACTAAAGCACTATTAAAAGATTACAACATCACAAACGAAGCTACAAAATTCTATATAGCAACCGCTATGCTAATAGCTTGTTCAGCAGTTTGTTTTACCTATATTGAAACGCCATTACGTAATTTTTTTAAAAAATTATAA
- a CDS encoding 4a-hydroxytetrahydrobiopterin dehydratase gives MEALNLLEIERILEQLDGWEYVDGAIETSFQFENFKEAFTIMTRIAFECEAQGHHPDWSNVYNSLHIRLNTHDVEGVTEKDFRLARAIESIVDSE, from the coding sequence ATGGAAGCATTAAATTTATTAGAAATAGAACGTATTTTAGAACAATTAGACGGTTGGGAATATGTAGACGGTGCCATTGAAACCTCTTTTCAATTTGAAAATTTCAAAGAAGCATTTACCATCATGACTCGTATTGCATTTGAATGTGAAGCGCAAGGCCATCATCCAGATTGGAGCAACGTTTATAATTCGCTACATATTCGTTTAAATACACATGATGTAGAGGGTGTAACCGAAAAAGACTTTAGATTAGCTAGAGCTATAGAAAGTATTGTTGATAGTGAATAA